A genomic segment from Pectinophora gossypiella chromosome 3, ilPecGoss1.1, whole genome shotgun sequence encodes:
- the LOC126380672 gene encoding cysteine-rich with EGF-like domain protein 2, with protein MRSDKNVVFECLAVILLLPLGMCTVQPPILNPGLLTPSRSLGDCQACKLFVESFKAGLDRTARGKYEGGDAAWEEEKLKKSYKRSEMRLIDIQDGICRESKHSVQCHSMAEKSEEFIEAWWAQNPDESEDLYTYICIDKLEVCCPTHHYGKDCRPCPGDHTNLCSGNGKCRGDGTRKGNGTCLCDGGYTGEKCDQCITGFYLSHKDDKMLCSPCHKSCMGGCRGGSQKDCVACRPGFIFDSDEGCLDIDECNDKNRCSRNQFCLNSLGSYACVACDKSCDGCHGDGPDLCRKCAKGYSKKGEFCISLREDEDSSDQLTTTREEL; from the exons ATGAGAAGTGATAAGAATGTGGTTTTTGAATGTCTGGCGGTGATTTTATTGCTGCCTCTCGGCATGTGTACCGTACAGCCGCCGATACTTAACCCTGGCCTTTTGACGCCGTCTAGGAGCCTTGGCGATTGTCAGGCGTGTAAGTTGTTCGTGGAGTCATTTAAGGCAGGTCTAGATCGTACTGCCAGAGGGAAATATGAAGGTGGCGACGCGGCATGGGAGGAGGAGAAGCTGAAAAAGTCGTACAAACGAAGCGAGATGCGGCTTATTGACATCCAAGATGGTATTTGCAGGGAGAGCAAGCACTCTGTCCAGTGTCACAGCATGGCGGAAAAATCCGAGGAGTTTATAGAAGCCTGGTGGGCACAGAACCCAGATGAATCCGAGGATCTGTACACTTATATTTGCATAGATAAGTTGGAAGTTTGTTGCCCCACACATCATTATGGTAAAGATTGCAGACCATGTCCCGGTGACCATACTAACCTTTGTAGTGGGAACGGGAAATGCCGTGGTGATGGTACAAGGAAGGGTAATGGTACCTGCCTGTGTGATGGAGGGTACACTGGAGAGAAATGTGACCAATGTATAACTGGATTCTACCTATCACACAAAGATGACAAGATGTTGTGTTCTCCGTGTCACAAATCATGTATGGGTGGATGTCGAGGAGGCTCTCAGAAGGACTGCGTGGCTTGCAGGCCAGGTTTTATATTTGATTCTGACGAAGGTTGTCTAGATATAGACGaatgtaatgataaaaatagaTGCTCAAGAAACCAATTCTGCCTTAATTCCCTCGGGTCATATGCCTGTGTTGCCTGTGATAAATCTTGCGATGGCTGTCACGGTGATGGTCCAGATTTGTGTAGAAAATGTGCTAAAGGATATTCCAAGAAAGGCGAATTCTGTATTTCTCTCAGAGAAGACGAAGACTCATCAGATCAACTGACAACGACCAG AGAGGAGCTGTAA